Genomic segment of Drosophila takahashii strain IR98-3 E-12201 chromosome X, DtakHiC1v2, whole genome shotgun sequence:
agggtatattagattcgtgcaaaagtatgtaacaggtagaaggaagcgtttccgaccctataaactatatatattcttgatcgggatcactagccgagtcgatctagccatgtccgtctgtccgtctgtctgtctgtctgtctgtctgtctgtctgtctgtctgtctgtctgtctgtctgtctgtctgtatgaacgctgagatctcggaaactataaaagctaggagattgacattttgcatgcagattctaggagttcctacgcagcgcaagtttgtttcaaaagggtgccacgccccctctaacgcccacaatcggttatatacgattttaaaaatttcaatattttggaaaagtaaaaatgcagttttattgtgtttatcaatacctatcgaaatgtagaagaaattttttaaatcggaccattcgttaaaaagttacggcggatcaaagtttttctccatctctttcgcactccctttagctgagtaacgggtatcttgtttttattatattttcttctCGAATATGGGACGTGCcatgtcaacccggccaccccacttttttttttttttgtatgtggacagtaccacattgattgcaaagccacttgcttccaatagtttacctcatacctattttgtcaatgttaccactctttcgccgtaaattcgcgttgaaaagaaaacacaaaattatttttatcctgcgaacggaagaaacaattggcatggttcaaaaacagaaaaatctgtctttccatagccgattacaagaaaaaaaatagattttattagaccgtagatgaccaagcgatagcgtttttaaagtctaaaagtaggatttcgtccgaagggccagtctgcaaaaataccattatatttttctcacaaAGCCCCctatttaacggattttatgccactggtttcaaagtgggatctctcttgaggaattagctatgaattcttttcattgatttgttaattttttccaaagcatatacgattattttatattacttattagttttttctgacagttaactactacaaaaacgtgcaaaagaattcatagctaattcgtcaagagagatcccactttgaaaccagtggcataaaatccggtAAATAGGgggctttctgagaaaaatataatggtattttttcagactggccctttggacgaaatcctacttttagactttaaaaacgctatcgcttggtcatctacggtctaataaaatctattttttttcttgtaatcggctatggaaagacagatttttctgtttttgaaccatgccaattgtttcttccgttcgcaggataaaaatgattttgtgttttcttttcaacgcgattatacggcgaaagagtggtaacattgacaaaataggtatgaggtaaactattggaagcaagtggctttgcaatcaatgtggtactgtccacatacaaaaaaaataaaaaagtggggtggccgggtggacatggaacgtcccatatataGCTTTTccttaacaatttaaatttgaaatctgCCTTGCAAGTGACTGTAGTTACATTGTATTTGTGAtattgctttaaatttaaatgtacaataaattaaattaaatttgctgACGATTTAAGGTGGTTAAACTGAATAGTTTATTACAAAGATGAAATTTGTGGGCTGTTATGTTTCGAAAATGATGGTATGTGAATGggcatttataaaattttgaacATGTTATTTGTATAACCGCTTTTGAAAACGgtataaaattacaaaatatacagAGAACGTAGCAACGCACAAAACAGGTTTATAGCATTTATGTGGTGATGTGGTGGTGAAGGGGGATTAATTTCCGTGGGACGTGTGGCTCATATGGGGGCTCCTTCGGGCTTGATCCTCCAATTCTTAATGAGCACTGTCTACCACTAAGACGTTCCCCTCCCCAGCGGCCCCGTCGTCCTTGACAGACCCCTCAAGGTCACGCTTGATCGGTGCTCCGCTTAGCACCTTGATGATCCTCCGTTTGTCATCCttgcggccacgccccctcaagGACTTGACAGTGAGACCGAGGACAACGCAGGCCACGGTGGCCGCGCCCACGCACATCAGAGCCTTGTGGGCGGGGCGCAGGTTGCCCAGATTGTTGCCCAAGTTGCCCAGGTTGCCCAAGTTGCCCAGGTTTCCCAGTCCTTCGAATCCTTTTGAAGAAAGTCCCGGCAGCAGGCCCAGCTGATCCGTCAAGTTGGACAGAAACTTTGAATAGTCCGACATCCTGAATACTGGGGAGAcagatattaatattttgaaatttattttaactactaaacaaaattaacttattattgcttaataaaTATTGTGGGAATCGTAAATATTATTCAAtagtatttttttagaattttaaagaaatatgttttGACTTTTCCATCAATTATTCCATCTAGACAAAATCTGTTAAGACTCTAGTACAAATGACCCCCTGATTTCTGGCCAAGAATCTCTGAGTTTTGATGCCAACCTGAGCCAATTTGATGGCCGATCGGCTGGcaacatttgttttatttggacACCTCTCAGCCCCCCAAAGCCCCCAACAAACTCATGCCCAACTCACGCCACTCCCTTCTTGTTGCAGTTCATCCGGTCATCCAAGTGCCGAATCAATTAGTCGGCGCACCACTTGGCACTGATGTCCAAATCGAGTGTCACGTCGAGGCCTCGCCCAAATCAATTAACTACTGGATTAAGGACACGGGTaagtgtgtgcgagtgtgcggAGTGTCGAGACCCGTCTGccgatatatatatacaagcggacaaacggacatacggacacatatagatatatatctgCCTATATGGCAGATGGGTACATACATCTATGCAGATGCCGGGCTCTGGGGCCGAACGCATCATTACTCCAACATCGATTCGAATCGAATCGCTTGGCATTGTCATTAGTCAGTTGTCAGATTGCGGC
This window contains:
- the LOC108054965 gene encoding uncharacterized protein gives rise to the protein MSDYSKFLSNLTDQLGLLPGLSSKGFEGLGNLGNLGNLGNLGNNLGNLRPAHKALMCVGAATVACVVLGLTVKSLRGRGRKDDKRRIIKVLSGAPIKRDLEGSVKDDGAAGEGNVLVVDSAH